In the Flagellimonas sp. MMG031 genome, one interval contains:
- a CDS encoding SsrA-binding protein: MFYKILAKLNKALLPSYSKRGLDLVKASKLQMAIIGWRYYITTRALDQY, translated from the coding sequence ATGTTTTACAAGATTTTGGCAAAACTGAACAAGGCACTGTTGCCCTCTTATAGTAAAAGGGGGTTGGACTTGGTCAAAGCATCCAAATTACAGATGGCCATTATTGGTTGGAGATACTATATCACCACCAGGGCACTCGATCAATACTGA
- a CDS encoding CatB-related O-acetyltransferase: protein MNIPDPNTVFPLSNYKNLCFLKNLVNNPNIIVGDYTYYDDFDDVSNFEKNVKYHFDFIGDKLIIGKFCMIASGATFIMNGGNHLTEATSAYPFAIFGGAWQDAMKGKSYPTKGDTVIGNDVWIGHDATIMPGVQIGHGAIIATKAVVTKNVEPYTIVGGNPAKEIKKRFSEDSIARLLEMKWWDWDLEKITQNVAKLTSNPEELF, encoded by the coding sequence ATGAACATTCCAGATCCAAATACCGTTTTTCCGTTGTCCAATTACAAAAACCTTTGCTTTCTAAAAAACCTGGTCAACAATCCCAACATTATTGTAGGGGACTATACTTATTATGATGATTTTGATGATGTTTCCAACTTTGAGAAAAACGTGAAGTACCATTTTGATTTTATTGGGGACAAGTTGATTATCGGCAAGTTCTGCATGATTGCATCGGGCGCCACTTTCATAATGAACGGTGGAAACCATTTAACAGAAGCAACATCAGCATATCCGTTTGCCATTTTTGGAGGGGCCTGGCAAGATGCCATGAAAGGGAAAAGCTACCCGACCAAAGGTGACACGGTCATCGGGAATGACGTATGGATAGGTCATGACGCAACCATAATGCCAGGGGTTCAGATAGGTCATGGGGCCATCATTGCCACCAAGGCGGTGGTGACCAAGAATGTGGAACCCTATACCATAGTTGGTGGAAATCCAGCGAAAGAAATAAAAAAGCGTTTTTCCGAGGATAGCATTGCAAGATTATTGGAAATGAAATGGTGGGATTGGGACTTGGAAAAAATCACCCAGAATGTAGCTAAGCTGACCTCCAATCCAGAAGAGTTGTTTTAG
- a CDS encoding M56 family metallopeptidase, with translation MYILQSVLISGGFLAVYHIFLKRDTLFTENRLFLLSGLILALVFPLIKIKKTVVIAKPALIQASAASGEMSTTLQENGFFTLQNGLVTIYIAVSAFLLIRFILRLISLKNLAEKAEWRKETPFLHLVTEKKITPFSFFNYIFYNPRLFEPNELLSVLEHEKAHARQWHTLDILFLELLKIVFWFNPVLWLYKSAVKENLEYLADHFAIARAADKKSYQYLMLKQAVNTPKYALTNSFYNSLIKKRIVMLNQNQSKKINALKILVMLPLLGLFLASFSIKETYIYKESDSIEDVMVEESPIDDKTVELSINKNTTDAELDQMKKDLAEDDIDFSYTTVRNDDREIIEISLQLSGKSSDGKSFSGNYNSNSDGPIGPITVLYDDTNNAVSFWNAGKGQNVKIHKIKGKGSWTTDDDTEIIIKEGDAEKEVIINGKRLTEEEMEEIDLDNVASIFVTKDKEDKDVNYVTIKKVGEEKHKNVVMIRTDDEKKIHVKRDKNVVVIKDSVSDEENEVIIGDEDSRFFYIKDDGKRKPLYYIDGKKSESKDFKNMSPDEIESISVLKGDTAVEKYGKKAKNGVIEVTTKKGN, from the coding sequence ATGTATATTTTACAGTCTGTCCTTATATCCGGAGGTTTTTTGGCGGTATACCATATCTTCTTAAAAAGGGACACCCTTTTTACCGAAAACAGATTGTTTCTCTTATCTGGTCTGATTCTGGCCCTTGTGTTCCCGTTAATCAAGATAAAAAAGACCGTGGTCATTGCGAAACCTGCGCTGATTCAGGCAAGTGCGGCCAGTGGAGAGATGTCAACAACTCTTCAGGAAAATGGATTTTTTACGCTTCAAAATGGACTCGTTACCATCTACATAGCCGTGAGCGCTTTTTTATTGATACGGTTCATACTTAGATTGATTTCATTGAAAAATTTGGCCGAAAAAGCAGAGTGGAGAAAGGAAACCCCATTTTTGCACCTGGTCACGGAAAAGAAGATTACCCCGTTTTCCTTTTTCAACTACATTTTTTATAATCCTCGACTTTTTGAACCCAACGAATTGCTTTCAGTCCTCGAACATGAAAAGGCGCATGCCCGGCAATGGCACACCTTGGACATCCTATTCTTGGAACTGCTGAAAATCGTGTTTTGGTTCAACCCGGTCTTATGGCTATACAAAAGTGCGGTAAAGGAAAACCTCGAATACTTGGCGGACCATTTTGCCATAGCACGGGCTGCGGACAAAAAATCCTACCAATACCTGATGCTTAAACAGGCAGTTAATACACCAAAATATGCCTTAACCAATTCATTTTATAATTCATTAATCAAAAAACGAATAGTCATGTTAAATCAAAATCAATCCAAAAAAATCAATGCCCTTAAAATTCTGGTGATGCTACCCCTGTTGGGACTGTTCTTGGCAAGTTTCAGTATCAAGGAAACTTATATTTATAAGGAATCCGACAGTATAGAGGATGTAATGGTGGAAGAATCCCCCATTGATGACAAAACCGTGGAGCTTAGCATAAATAAAAACACCACGGATGCCGAATTGGACCAAATGAAGAAAGATTTGGCCGAAGATGATATCGACTTCAGCTACACCACGGTTCGGAATGATGATAGGGAAATCATTGAAATTTCGCTACAACTGAGTGGCAAGAGTTCAGATGGTAAATCGTTCAGCGGTAATTACAACAGCAATTCGGACGGTCCCATTGGTCCCATCACCGTGTTGTACGACGATACGAACAATGCGGTTTCCTTTTGGAATGCAGGCAAGGGCCAAAACGTCAAAATACATAAAATTAAAGGCAAAGGCTCTTGGACTACCGATGATGATACGGAAATCATCATAAAAGAAGGTGATGCAGAGAAAGAGGTCATCATTAATGGAAAGCGATTGACGGAAGAAGAAATGGAGGAAATCGATTTAGATAACGTTGCTTCCATTTTTGTAACAAAGGACAAGGAAGATAAGGACGTCAACTATGTGACCATCAAAAAAGTGGGAGAAGAGAAACACAAGAATGTGGTGATGATCCGAACGGATGATGAAAAAAAGATCCATGTAAAAAGAGACAAAAATGTGGTGGTCATTAAAGATTCTGTGAGCGATGAAGAAAATGAGGTTATCATTGGCGATGAAGACTCCCGTTTCTTTTACATCAAAGATGATGGAAAAAGAAAACCTCTCTATTATATCGACGGTAAAAAGTCGGAATCAAAAGACTTTAAAAATATGTCCCCGGACGAGATTGAGAGCATTAGTGTGCTTAAAGGGGACACCGCGGTGGAGAAGTATGGAAAAAAGGCCAAAAATGGCGTTATCGAGGTAACTACCAAAAAAGGCAATTGA
- a CDS encoding helix-turn-helix domain-containing protein: MSTTQSIAVLPFVNMSNDIDNEYFCDGITEEIINALTKIDQLKVIARTSSFAFKGKNIDVREVGKQLGVHTILEGSIKKSQERVRITAQLIDVADGTHYWSKRFDRELIDIFELEDEISLGIAEEVRNNFGHFEIQERLIQEPTNSIDAYQLFLKGRSLQLKWTPQSINEAISYYDQAIALDKNYAKAYYANLQCYGLLAMWGYIPYQKGIDLAISNLLIAKELDASLPEYPLSFVGKFFWEEWDFKNAYVHINKVLEINPNHIDGLEAMAELFMALGFFDQALVHANKLLEVDPLSANNHYTLAHIHYYQNEFEKALEVVNYALTLNPELELAHHLKCFCLIWLNKGAEFLEFTRNTSLVEEKKLLFKIINEKHTEVPHEMIEQWARLGNDQTMLVPYDLFILSSSDLKEQAFQRLRELIDQRRGQVINYRQEPFLQPLQRIRAFKDLHHSSLCLSDIKLEKDEGEKSTSAVLDNGQIASLKEELLSYFIEEEPYLNQNLSLKFVAEVLGLNTNKMSFLINKAFDTNFNDFVNSYRLKHFKTIALNPKNAHLTILGLAYDSGFNSKSVFNTYFKKTEGATPRTWMKSNLS; encoded by the coding sequence ATGAGCACTACACAGTCCATAGCAGTCCTGCCTTTTGTCAATATGAGCAATGATATTGACAATGAGTACTTCTGCGATGGAATCACAGAGGAAATTATAAATGCACTGACAAAAATCGACCAGCTTAAAGTTATTGCAAGAACTTCTTCCTTTGCCTTTAAGGGAAAAAACATCGATGTTAGGGAAGTTGGCAAACAACTGGGCGTGCATACGATTCTTGAAGGAAGTATTAAAAAGTCCCAAGAAAGAGTCAGAATCACGGCACAATTAATTGATGTAGCGGACGGAACGCATTATTGGTCGAAAAGGTTCGATAGGGAATTGATCGACATTTTCGAACTAGAAGATGAAATCAGTCTGGGCATTGCTGAAGAAGTCCGCAACAACTTTGGGCATTTTGAAATTCAGGAGCGGTTGATCCAAGAACCTACCAACAGCATTGATGCCTACCAACTGTTTTTAAAAGGCCGTTCCCTACAATTAAAATGGACACCTCAAAGTATCAACGAAGCGATATCTTATTACGACCAAGCCATTGCTTTGGATAAAAATTACGCCAAGGCGTACTATGCAAACCTACAATGCTATGGCCTACTGGCCATGTGGGGTTATATTCCATATCAAAAAGGGATAGACCTGGCGATAAGCAATTTATTGATAGCCAAGGAACTGGATGCCTCGTTACCTGAATATCCATTGTCATTTGTTGGCAAATTCTTTTGGGAAGAATGGGATTTTAAAAATGCCTATGTCCATATCAATAAGGTACTGGAAATCAATCCGAATCATATCGATGGTTTGGAAGCCATGGCAGAACTGTTTATGGCACTTGGTTTTTTTGACCAAGCACTGGTACACGCAAACAAGCTATTGGAAGTAGACCCCCTTTCGGCAAACAACCATTATACCTTGGCCCATATACACTATTACCAAAATGAATTTGAGAAGGCATTGGAAGTGGTCAATTACGCGCTTACCCTGAATCCCGAACTAGAATTAGCGCATCATTTAAAATGCTTTTGTCTCATATGGCTCAATAAAGGAGCCGAATTCCTCGAATTTACCCGAAATACATCATTAGTCGAAGAAAAAAAGCTTTTGTTTAAAATCATAAATGAAAAGCACACGGAAGTTCCCCATGAGATGATTGAACAATGGGCACGACTTGGAAACGACCAAACGATGCTGGTTCCATATGATCTGTTTATTTTAAGCAGTTCAGACCTCAAAGAACAGGCCTTCCAACGCTTAAGGGAATTGATAGACCAAAGACGCGGCCAGGTCATTAATTATAGGCAAGAGCCATTTTTGCAACCATTGCAAAGAATAAGGGCTTTTAAAGACCTACATCATTCCAGTTTATGCCTTTCGGATATTAAACTCGAAAAGGATGAAGGAGAGAAATCAACTTCAGCGGTTTTGGATAATGGTCAAATAGCCTCCTTAAAAGAAGAACTCCTTTCCTATTTTATCGAAGAAGAGCCCTATTTAAACCAAAATTTGAGTTTAAAATTTGTGGCGGAGGTCTTGGGATTAAACACCAATAAAATGTCCTTTCTGATCAACAAAGCCTTTGATACCAATTTTAATGACTTTGTGAATTCCTACCGCTTAAAGCATTTTAAAACCATAGCGCTGAATCCTAAAAATGCGCACCTTACCATTCTTGGGTTGGCCTATGATAGTGGTTTTAATTCCAAGAGCGTGTTCAACACCTACTTTAAAAAAACAGAAGGAGCAACACCCAGAACTTGGATGAAATCCAATCTATCCTAA
- a CDS encoding SDR family oxidoreductase, whose protein sequence is MKHTNVLLAGATGYLGRYLLEVLIEKENQVVAIARNPEKIKAFNENYLEIKQAEVTNPKSLRDICKGIDTVISTVGITRQKDGLTYMDVDYQANMNLLEEAKKAGVNHFVYVSAVDGDTYRNLKIFEAKEKFVDALRSSGINYTIVRPNGFFSDMKDFLQMAKSGRVYVFGSGHQRFNPIHGEDLARAIVDTLTDYNKEMTLGGPDVLSLNEIGKLAFTALNKPIRIVHLPDWSRKLTLWVFRTFTSVKTYGPIEFFLTLMAKDHITPTYGENRLKEYYIIEAKKLQT, encoded by the coding sequence ATGAAACATACCAATGTATTACTTGCGGGTGCAACGGGTTATTTGGGCAGATATTTGTTGGAGGTTTTGATCGAAAAAGAAAATCAGGTCGTTGCCATTGCGCGCAATCCGGAAAAAATAAAAGCCTTCAATGAAAACTATTTAGAAATCAAACAGGCCGAGGTGACAAATCCGAAAAGCTTGCGGGACATATGTAAAGGAATCGATACCGTTATATCCACGGTTGGCATAACTCGACAGAAAGATGGACTCACTTATATGGATGTGGATTATCAGGCGAATATGAATCTACTTGAAGAAGCCAAAAAAGCTGGGGTCAATCACTTTGTTTATGTTTCTGCGGTCGATGGCGACACATACAGAAATTTGAAGATCTTTGAGGCCAAAGAGAAGTTTGTTGATGCTTTACGTTCCTCCGGAATAAACTACACGATTGTTAGGCCCAATGGTTTTTTCTCGGATATGAAGGACTTTTTACAAATGGCCAAATCGGGTCGTGTGTATGTGTTCGGTTCCGGCCATCAAAGATTCAACCCTATTCATGGTGAAGATCTAGCCAGAGCCATTGTTGATACTTTAACTGATTATAATAAAGAAATGACCCTTGGAGGCCCTGATGTGCTGAGTCTCAACGAAATTGGAAAACTTGCATTCACCGCTTTGAACAAACCTATAAGAATTGTTCATTTACCTGATTGGTCCCGAAAACTGACCCTATGGGTATTCAGAACATTCACCAGCGTCAAAACCTATGGCCCCATCGAGTTCTTTTTAACTTTAATGGCAAAGGACCATATCACACCAACTTATGGGGAAAATCGCTTAAAAGAGTATTACATAATAGAAGCTAAAAAACTGCAAACTTAA
- a CDS encoding adenine phosphoribosyltransferase, producing the protein MDFAPYIRDIKDFPKPGVVFKDITPLLKNATALQKAADALVGFTNHMKIDKVVGVDSRGFIFAPMMAEKLGAGFVTVRKSGKLPYTTISETYELEYGTGTLEIHSDAIEVGDKVLVHDDVLATGGTAQAVCRLVEKLGGEVVQCNFLIELTFLNGFEKIKDYQKAALLQY; encoded by the coding sequence ATGGATTTTGCACCCTACATTCGTGATATCAAGGATTTTCCCAAGCCCGGGGTCGTTTTTAAGGATATCACTCCGCTTTTGAAAAATGCCACAGCACTGCAAAAAGCGGCCGACGCCCTAGTCGGTTTTACCAACCATATGAAAATTGATAAAGTGGTGGGTGTGGATAGCCGCGGATTCATATTTGCGCCCATGATGGCCGAAAAATTGGGTGCGGGCTTTGTTACGGTTCGTAAATCAGGCAAATTGCCCTATACCACCATCTCCGAGACCTATGAATTGGAGTATGGGACAGGCACCCTCGAAATCCACTCCGATGCCATTGAGGTAGGGGATAAGGTGCTGGTACACGACGATGTTCTGGCTACGGGAGGCACGGCCCAGGCCGTTTGCCGATTGGTAGAAAAACTGGGAGGAGAGGTCGTCCAATGCAATTTTTTAATTGAACTTACCTTTTTGAACGGATTTGAAAAAATAAAGGATTATCAAAAAGCAGCCCTGCTTCAGTATTGA
- a CDS encoding serine hydrolase domain-containing protein yields the protein MNASIKQRYNSISKLPLLLLLTIAMLVSSCSNDDDTSLPSTDYKSVKNLLTEGDFQGYAIVTKNGNDLVRQGFGLANQSTDLPQNQELAYRIGSVSKTLTAAAIVGLKRDGLITGFDQTLDEFDPEFPNGDQITIGHLLSHQSGIPEYQLVAEQAFEEGLVLDRMNIYALIKELILVNGLSFTPGSNKHYCNSNYLIAALLVEQLSGISYHQYIQQHIFNPLGIANSYKGTDEIDTNTHAQGYLNGSHNSTYPMALAFGAGDFSSTPKDMETWTKAVKKDWFTEAEKAEIFAQDVPSGYVDFGMGWFTTQAGNTTMYWHGGDINGYWSMIGFIPAYDATIVLLSNQQDDTGEQRNTIIQHLLANEFN from the coding sequence ATGAACGCATCAATCAAACAACGTTACAATTCAATCTCAAAACTCCCATTACTGCTATTGCTTACCATAGCTATGCTAGTATCGTCCTGTTCCAATGATGATGATACAAGTTTACCTTCTACAGACTACAAAAGCGTTAAAAACTTATTGACCGAAGGCGATTTTCAAGGGTATGCCATTGTTACGAAAAACGGAAATGACTTGGTGCGCCAAGGTTTTGGCTTGGCAAATCAAAGTACGGACCTACCACAAAACCAAGAGCTCGCCTATCGCATCGGTTCGGTCAGCAAGACATTGACCGCAGCGGCCATAGTGGGATTAAAGCGGGATGGTCTTATTACTGGTTTTGACCAGACCTTGGACGAGTTTGACCCTGAATTTCCAAACGGGGACCAGATTACCATTGGGCACCTATTATCGCACCAATCCGGGATTCCTGAGTACCAATTAGTGGCGGAACAAGCTTTTGAAGAAGGTTTGGTTTTGGATCGAATGAATATCTATGCTCTCATTAAGGAACTCATTTTAGTAAACGGACTCAGCTTTACACCAGGCTCAAATAAGCACTATTGCAATTCCAACTATCTTATTGCCGCTCTTTTGGTGGAGCAATTGTCCGGCATTTCGTACCATCAATACATCCAGCAGCATATTTTTAATCCGTTAGGCATTGCAAATTCATACAAAGGCACCGATGAAATTGATACCAACACCCACGCACAAGGGTATCTAAATGGAAGTCACAACAGCACATATCCAATGGCCCTTGCATTTGGCGCCGGTGATTTTAGCAGTACACCAAAGGATATGGAAACCTGGACCAAAGCAGTAAAAAAAGATTGGTTTACCGAAGCTGAAAAAGCAGAAATATTTGCCCAAGATGTACCGAGTGGCTATGTAGATTTTGGTATGGGATGGTTTACGACCCAAGCGGGAAACACAACAATGTACTGGCATGGTGGTGATATTAACGGCTATTGGAGTATGATCGGTTTTATACCGGCATACGATGCAACCATTGTACTCTTGAGCAATCAGCAAGATGATACAGGAGAACAACGCAATACCATTATCCAACACTTGTTAGCCAACGAGTTTAATTGA